GGCGGTGGCGGTGGCGGTGGCGATGGCGGTGGCGATGGCGGTGGCGATGGCGATGGCGATACCGATAGCGATACCGATAGCGATACCGATAGCGATACCGATAGCAATAGCAATACCGATTGTGATAGCGACAAAGACTCCGCTGAAAAGCTCTCCGGACCTACAGCCTACAGCCTACACCCCTACAGCCTACAGCCTTCACCCTTCACCCTTCACCCTCGATCCGCTTTCCCGGGCCGTTTCCGCCGCCGGACGAACTTGGCCTCGGACCAGGCCGCCACGCGCCCGCCGACCAGGATCTGCGCTTCGAGGCGGTACAGGGGGGGGTGGGAGGCCGTCACCCGGGACCGGATCTCCAGGTCCGCGTCGCAGGGGACGGCGTGGAGGTAACGGACGTGCAGGTCGCCGGTGACGGCCTGGATCCCCTGGTGAAAGAGGCAGTGGGTCATGGCGGCGTCCAGCAGGGCGGCGATGACGCCGCCGTGCAGCATGCCGTCGTAGCCCTGCAGTCCCCCGTGTCCGGTGAAACGGGTCTCCACCGTCCCCTCGCCGTCGGGCTGGAAGGACAGCCTGAGGGACCAGGGGTTCCGGTCCCCGCACAGGAGGCACCGGCCGTGGTTGTTCCGCACACTGAGCGTGAGGGGCTCTTCAGTGGTCACAGACGTTGCCCCCCACCCGGAGCGTCCCGGCGAGGTGCTCGGCCACCAGTTTCTCGGGGGCTTCCGGGGGGGCTCCCACCACCACCTGGATGCCTTGTTCGGCGAAGAGCGCCAGGGCGCGCTGGCCCATGCCGCCGGCGATGATGACGTTCGCGCCGTGCTGCGCCAGCCAGGCCGGCAGCTTGCCCGGTTCGTGGGGCGGGGCGGCGACGTCCTCGCGCCGGAGGATTTTCTTTTCGCCCGGGTCCACGTCGATGAGGGCGAAGTGGGCGCAGTGCCCGAAGTGGAGGGCCAGCTTGCCGTCGGCCAGGGGGATGGCGATTCTCATGGTTCGGTTCTCCTCTCGGTTGGTTTTCTCTTGCCGGGCCTCGTCGGTCCGGGGGCCGTCCAGCGACAGGACGGTTCGGGCGACCTCGTGAAGGGCCTCCGCCGCGGGGGTCGCGCCGTGGTCCCGCAGGAAGGCCCGGCCGCCGTCGCAGGCGGCCACGATCCGGGGGTCGAAGGGGAGGGAGCCCAGGAAGGGGACCTTCATGTCCGCGGCGATGCGCCGCCCGCCGCCCGAGCCCAGGATGGGGGTCACCTCGCCGCACGTCGGGCAGGCGAAACCGCTCATGTTTTCCACGATCCCGAGCACCGGGACCCGGAGCCGCCGGCAGAAGGTGACGGACTTGCGCACGTCCACGGCGGCCACGCGCTGGGGCGTCGTCACGATCACGGCGCCGTGCAGGTCCCCGATCAGCTGGCAGACGGAGAGGGGCTCGTCGCCGGTCCCCGGCGGGGAGTCGATGACCAGGACGTCGAGGTCGCCCCAGGCCACCTCGGAGAGGAACTGGCGGATCACCCCCATCTTCATGGGACCGCGCCAGATGACGGCCTCGTCGGGGTCGTCCAGTAAAAACCCCAGGGACATGACCTTCAGGCCGTTCACCTCCACCGGGAGGAGGCCGTTCTCGTCCCCGTGGATTTTCGCCCCCTCCAGGCCCAGGAGCGTGGGGACGCTGGGCCCGTGGATGTCCACGTCCAGCAGCCCCACGCGCTTTCCCGCCATGGAGAGGGCGGTGGCCACGTTGACGGCGACGGTGCTCTTGCCGACGCCGCCTTTGCCGGAAAGCACCACGATCTTGCGGCCGATTCGGGCGAGGCGCTCCCGGAGGGCCTGCTGCTGGAGGTACTCGTCAAGGGCGCCGGGGGCCGGGTGGGCGGCGTGCCCCCCGGTCCCGCAGGTCGTCCCGCCACTGCACGGATCGGATTTCGATGTCACAAAACCTCCTTGTTGTCAACGCTCGACGGCGTAGGGCCACATGGCCACGCCGCCGTCGAGGACTTTCACGTCGCGGAAACCGGCGGCCTGAAGGATCCGGGCCGCTTCGTAGCCCCGGAGGGAGACCTTGCAGAACGTCACGATCTCCCGGTCCCGGGGGATCTCGTCCAGCCGTTTCCGCAATACGCCCAGCGGGACCAGCGTCGACCCGGGCAGGCGCACTTCCGCATGCTCCCGGGGCGAGCGGAC
This is a stretch of genomic DNA from Acidobacteriota bacterium. It encodes these proteins:
- a CDS encoding PaaI family thioesterase, which produces MTTEEPLTLSVRNNHGRCLLCGDRNPWSLRLSFQPDGEGTVETRFTGHGGLQGYDGMLHGGVIAALLDAAMTHCLFHQGIQAVTGDLHVRYLHAVPCDADLEIRSRVTASHPPLYRLEAQILVGGRVAAWSEAKFVRRRKRPGKADRG
- a CDS encoding P-loop NTPase, which gives rise to MTSKSDPCSGGTTCGTGGHAAHPAPGALDEYLQQQALRERLARIGRKIVVLSGKGGVGKSTVAVNVATALSMAGKRVGLLDVDIHGPSVPTLLGLEGAKIHGDENGLLPVEVNGLKVMSLGFLLDDPDEAVIWRGPMKMGVIRQFLSEVAWGDLDVLVIDSPPGTGDEPLSVCQLIGDLHGAVIVTTPQRVAAVDVRKSVTFCRRLRVPVLGIVENMSGFACPTCGEVTPILGSGGGRRIAADMKVPFLGSLPFDPRIVAACDGGRAFLRDHGATPAAEALHEVARTVLSLDGPRTDEARQEKTNREENRTMRIAIPLADGKLALHFGHCAHFALIDVDPGEKKILRREDVAAPPHEPGKLPAWLAQHGANVIIAGGMGQRALALFAEQGIQVVVGAPPEAPEKLVAEHLAGTLRVGGNVCDH